The Corynebacterium vitaeruminis DSM 20294 genome window below encodes:
- a CDS encoding Na/Pi cotransporter family protein gives MSYTTSRSSSLDPSHFTRYQEFQHPTHIDVHDLDLNGPTSWTRAGALLNWATIVAAFALMTIGLHFIVDALTALFPTTQGTVFREGLGPFTGLAAGILATALLQSSSAVTVSLVYGVGTGMLSTEAAISAIFGANIATTMSPLFLTFWLGPDRERAERAQRMAFMHVWFNILGVAVFLPLELAFHPLETVAHRLVAPVNDLVQSEDVFQGISRHYWGNSYSTGSGMMWLEFVGGSVLAVAAVVLLQHRIKALIGGTGFAILERAGGITDVAGLTLGVLATMASGYSSATVTAVAGAASVKAIRDRAALPIIMGANIGTTLTGILIAFQLGSPAGSVALRVALVHLLFNLTGTLVVLLVPFARRLIVALATRSASAFRRSYAAGLAIMVLTGWVIPLIILSVFR, from the coding sequence ATGTCGTACACCACCTCGCGCTCGTCCTCCCTGGACCCCTCCCACTTCACCCGCTACCAGGAGTTTCAGCACCCCACGCACATCGACGTCCACGACCTCGACCTCAACGGGCCCACCTCGTGGACGCGCGCCGGCGCGCTCCTCAACTGGGCCACCATCGTGGCCGCGTTCGCGCTCATGACGATCGGCTTGCACTTCATCGTTGACGCGCTGACCGCACTGTTTCCCACCACCCAGGGAACCGTCTTCCGCGAGGGGCTCGGCCCCTTCACCGGATTAGCCGCAGGCATCCTGGCCACGGCGCTGCTGCAGTCGTCCTCGGCGGTGACCGTCTCCCTCGTGTACGGCGTGGGCACGGGGATGCTGAGCACCGAGGCGGCCATCTCGGCGATCTTCGGCGCCAACATCGCAACGACCATGAGCCCGCTCTTCCTCACCTTCTGGCTGGGCCCGGACCGCGAGCGCGCCGAGCGAGCGCAGCGGATGGCGTTCATGCACGTGTGGTTCAACATCCTCGGCGTGGCCGTGTTCTTGCCCCTCGAGCTGGCTTTCCATCCCCTTGAGACGGTTGCCCACAGGTTGGTTGCCCCGGTCAATGACCTGGTTCAGTCCGAGGACGTCTTCCAAGGCATCTCCCGCCACTATTGGGGAAACTCCTACTCGACCGGATCCGGCATGATGTGGCTGGAGTTCGTGGGGGGATCCGTGCTGGCGGTCGCTGCGGTCGTGCTGTTGCAGCACCGGATCAAGGCGCTCATCGGGGGTACGGGGTTTGCCATCCTCGAGCGCGCGGGAGGGATCACCGACGTCGCGGGGCTCACGCTGGGAGTGCTCGCAACCATGGCCTCCGGGTACTCCTCCGCGACGGTCACGGCCGTGGCGGGCGCCGCCAGCGTCAAGGCGATACGCGACCGCGCGGCGCTTCCCATCATCATGGGCGCGAACATCGGCACCACGCTGACGGGCATCCTCATCGCGTTCCAGCTCGGCTCGCCCGCGGGGTCGGTGGCGCTGCGCGTCGCGCTCGTGCACCTGCTGTTCAACCTGACCGGCACGCTCGTGGTCTTGCTCGTCCCGTTCGCGCGCCGGCTCATCGTCGCGCTTGCTACGCGGTCCGCTTCCGCTTTTCGACGTTCCTACGCGGCCGGACTCGCGATCATGGTCCTTACCGGCTGGGTCATCCCGCTCATCATCTTGAGCGTGTTCCGCTAG
- a CDS encoding multidrug effflux MFS transporter — protein sequence MTSASPQKLTPALLTGLALLSASGPFATDMYLSALPTIVTDLGTTAALVQLTLSGFMVGMAIGQLVIGGLSDSLGRRGLMIGGAALAVAASVVCAITPNVGILIAARLVQGLGSGACVVLARTVIPDLAKGVAAAKAFTLMMIIQGIAPVLAPVLGGLLVGPIGWRGVFWVLTGICALQLLVAVFQVKESHPKEKRKGASFANTLRGYPYVLKNRGFVGYGITFAFIFGVMFSYISASPFLIQNQLGFSVTTYSLIFALNAIGMMVCGALNNRLMDHYSPAQILRAAIAVIGVAIIVLAFGSKFALTSWVMLPALFFAIAPMSMVMGNATALATGLVRERAGAGSAVLGCAQFMLAGIVSPLVGIGSNRAFSMAVCMIISYLVAVAGLRVASRAS from the coding sequence TTGACTTCCGCTTCTCCACAGAAGCTCACCCCCGCCCTCCTCACCGGCCTGGCGCTGCTGTCGGCCTCCGGCCCCTTCGCCACCGACATGTACCTCTCGGCGCTGCCGACGATCGTTACCGACCTCGGCACCACCGCCGCGCTGGTGCAGCTGACCCTGTCCGGGTTCATGGTCGGCATGGCGATCGGCCAGCTCGTCATCGGCGGGCTGTCTGACTCGCTCGGCCGCCGCGGGCTCATGATCGGCGGCGCGGCGCTCGCGGTGGCGGCCTCCGTGGTCTGCGCGATCACGCCCAACGTGGGCATCCTCATCGCGGCCCGCCTCGTGCAGGGGCTTGGCTCCGGCGCGTGCGTGGTGCTCGCCCGAACCGTCATCCCCGACCTCGCCAAGGGCGTGGCCGCCGCGAAGGCGTTCACGCTCATGATGATCATCCAGGGCATCGCCCCGGTGCTGGCGCCGGTGCTCGGTGGCCTGCTGGTGGGGCCGATCGGCTGGCGCGGCGTCTTCTGGGTCCTCACGGGGATCTGCGCGCTGCAGCTGCTCGTGGCGGTGTTCCAGGTCAAGGAGTCGCACCCGAAGGAGAAGCGCAAGGGCGCGTCGTTCGCGAACACCCTGCGCGGCTACCCGTACGTGCTGAAGAACCGCGGCTTCGTGGGCTACGGCATCACCTTCGCGTTCATCTTCGGCGTCATGTTCTCCTACATCTCGGCCTCGCCGTTCCTCATCCAGAACCAGCTGGGCTTTAGCGTGACCACCTACTCGCTCATCTTCGCGCTCAACGCGATCGGCATGATGGTCTGCGGCGCGCTGAACAACCGCCTCATGGACCACTACTCCCCGGCGCAGATCCTGCGTGCCGCGATCGCGGTCATCGGCGTGGCCATCATCGTGCTGGCCTTCGGCTCCAAGTTCGCGCTGACCTCGTGGGTCATGCTGCCCGCGCTGTTCTTCGCCATCGCCCCGATGTCGATGGTCATGGGCAACGCCACGGCGCTGGCCACCGGGCTCGTCCGCGAGCGCGCGGGTGCCGGTTCCGCGGTGCTCGGCTGCGCGCAGTTCATGCTGGCGGGCATCGTCTCGCCGCTGGTGGGCATCGGCAGCAACCGCGCTTTCTCCATGGCGGTGTGCATGATCATCTCCTACTTGGTTGCCGTCGCCGGCCTGCGGGTCGCCTCCCGCGCCAGCTAG
- the cls gene encoding cardiolipin synthase has protein sequence MISWNLDLSTWQTIGLIVDYTLKVAAVGFVPEGRRPSSSTAWLLVILLLPYIGLPLFLLMGSPYINRRRHRIQQEANSAITDVQAIEPDYPEGSVQNTEIASMIRLNRRLTAMPAVSSTNLGLHTNYRESILQMARAVDSATKYVHAEIYIIAWDPTTEVFFQALERAVKRGVDVRVLFDQVGSWKYPGYLKLGKRLDSIGVNWQLMLPLQPHRWRFRRPDLRNHRKMLIIDGERGFLGSQNIIDSSYLKRANVKVGRHWVDVMVELSGPVVASMNMVFAVDWYLESEELIPIDDDILGPGIPTTHNSSTNIVQLVPSGPGYTTEPNLRLFNSIIHHAKERLVMCSPYFIPDESMLEAVTTACYRGVEVELYVSEKGDQFMVHHAQSSYYQALLEAGVRIFMYPKPAVLHSKYMLADPESGSAAVGVVGSSNMDMRSFGLNYEVSLMVTRGNIIGELNELTKEYKELSDELTLEEWNQRSWGRRYVDNVMRLTSALQ, from the coding sequence ATGATCTCCTGGAACCTCGACCTATCCACCTGGCAGACGATCGGGCTCATCGTCGACTACACCCTCAAGGTTGCAGCGGTCGGCTTCGTACCGGAGGGCCGCCGGCCGAGCTCCTCGACGGCGTGGCTGCTGGTCATCTTGCTGCTGCCCTACATCGGCCTGCCGCTGTTCCTGCTCATGGGCAGCCCCTACATCAACCGCCGGCGCCACCGCATCCAGCAGGAGGCGAACTCGGCGATCACCGACGTCCAGGCCATCGAGCCGGACTACCCGGAGGGCTCGGTGCAAAACACGGAGATCGCCTCGATGATCCGGCTCAACCGCAGGCTAACGGCGATGCCCGCGGTGAGCAGCACCAACCTGGGGCTGCACACCAACTACCGCGAGTCGATCCTGCAGATGGCCCGTGCCGTCGACTCCGCGACCAAATACGTCCACGCCGAGATCTACATCATCGCCTGGGACCCCACCACCGAGGTGTTCTTCCAGGCGCTCGAGCGCGCGGTCAAGCGCGGGGTGGACGTGCGCGTGCTCTTCGACCAGGTGGGCAGCTGGAAGTACCCGGGCTACCTCAAGCTGGGCAAGCGCCTCGACTCGATCGGCGTGAACTGGCAGCTCATGCTCCCGCTGCAGCCGCATCGCTGGCGATTTAGGCGCCCCGACCTGCGCAACCACCGCAAGATGCTCATCATCGACGGCGAGCGCGGCTTCCTCGGCTCGCAGAACATCATCGACTCCAGCTACCTCAAGCGCGCCAACGTCAAGGTCGGCCGGCACTGGGTCGACGTCATGGTGGAGCTGTCCGGCCCCGTGGTGGCGTCGATGAACATGGTCTTCGCCGTGGACTGGTACCTCGAATCCGAGGAGCTCATCCCCATCGACGATGACATCCTGGGCCCCGGGATCCCCACCACCCACAACTCCTCGACCAACATCGTGCAACTCGTGCCGTCGGGCCCCGGCTACACCACGGAGCCGAACCTGCGCCTGTTCAACTCGATCATCCACCACGCCAAGGAGCGGCTGGTGATGTGCTCGCCGTACTTCATCCCCGACGAGTCCATGCTCGAGGCCGTGACCACCGCCTGCTACCGCGGCGTGGAGGTGGAGCTCTACGTGAGCGAGAAGGGGGATCAGTTCATGGTCCACCACGCGCAGTCGTCCTATTACCAGGCGCTCCTGGAGGCGGGCGTGCGGATCTTCATGTACCCCAAGCCCGCGGTCCTGCACTCGAAGTACATGCTCGCCGACCCGGAGTCCGGGTCCGCGGCGGTGGGCGTCGTTGGCTCGTCGAACATGGACATGCGCAGCTTCGGCCTCAACTACGAGGTCTCGCTCATGGTCACCCGCGGCAATATCATAGGCGAGCTCAACGAGCTGACCAAGGAGTACAAGGAGCTTTCCGACGAGCTGACGCTGGAGGAGTGGAACCAGCGCAGCTGGGGCCGCCGGTACGTGGACAACGTCATGCGGCTGACCTCGGCGCTGCAGTAG
- a CDS encoding exodeoxyribonuclease III, whose protein sequence is MRIVNWNVNSMRTRVERVQAFLTRHDVDVLAVQETKCKDEQFPYLAFEELGYEVAHFGLNQWNGVAIISRVGIEDVATSFPGQPGFNKDPGKKQAIEARALGATCGGVRVWSLYVPNGREIADPHYDYKLRWLYALSCYVGAAPDERMVLLGDYNIAPRDQDVWDIRAFEGKTHVTEPERQAFESLLDAGLDITSPLEGYSYWDYKGGRFQRGQGMLIDFQLSRGLRPTNSFIDVDERRGTGASDHAPVVVDYELA, encoded by the coding sequence ATGCGCATTGTGAATTGGAACGTCAACTCGATGAGGACCCGTGTGGAACGCGTGCAGGCCTTCCTCACGCGCCACGACGTCGACGTTCTCGCAGTGCAGGAAACCAAGTGCAAGGACGAGCAGTTCCCGTACCTGGCCTTCGAGGAGCTCGGCTACGAGGTGGCCCACTTCGGGCTCAACCAGTGGAACGGCGTGGCGATCATCTCCCGCGTCGGCATCGAGGACGTGGCCACCTCCTTCCCCGGGCAGCCGGGCTTTAACAAGGACCCGGGGAAGAAGCAGGCCATCGAGGCCCGCGCGCTGGGCGCCACGTGCGGCGGGGTGCGCGTGTGGAGCCTGTACGTGCCCAACGGCCGCGAGATCGCCGACCCGCACTACGACTACAAGCTGCGCTGGCTCTACGCCCTGTCCTGCTACGTCGGCGCCGCGCCCGACGAGCGCATGGTGCTGCTGGGCGACTACAACATCGCCCCGCGCGACCAGGACGTCTGGGACATCCGCGCCTTCGAGGGAAAGACGCACGTCACCGAGCCGGAGCGGCAGGCCTTCGAGTCGCTTCTCGACGCCGGACTTGACATCACCAGCCCCCTGGAAGGCTATTCCTACTGGGACTACAAGGGCGGGCGCTTCCAGCGCGGCCAGGGCATGCTCATCGACTTCCAGCTCTCCCGGGGGCTCAGGCCCACCAACTCCTTCATCGATGTCGACGAGCGCCGCGGCACCGGCGCCTCCGACCACGCCCCCGTCGTGGTGGACTACGAGCTGGCTTAG